Proteins from a genomic interval of Sphingopyxis sp. QXT-31:
- the phoB gene encoding phosphate regulon transcriptional regulator PhoB: protein MPQPDLLLIEDDEAIAELIVWHFAREGFSVRQTPDGEQALVLVEERVPDIVLLDWMIESLPGIEVCRRLRRNPKSANVPIIMLTARGEEEDRIRGLETGADDYVTKPFSPRELVARVSAVLRRLRPALAGELLAYADIELDSVAHKVVRGGQIVNMGPTEFRLLRHFMEHPGRVFSRGQLLDSVWGQDSDIELRTVDVHIRRLRKAINLPGTADIIRTVRSAGYALDAGKG, encoded by the coding sequence ATGCCGCAGCCCGACCTGCTGCTGATCGAGGATGACGAGGCGATCGCCGAGCTCATCGTCTGGCATTTCGCGCGCGAAGGCTTTTCGGTCCGTCAGACCCCCGACGGCGAACAGGCACTTGTCCTCGTCGAGGAACGCGTCCCCGACATCGTTCTCCTGGACTGGATGATCGAAAGCCTGCCGGGCATCGAGGTCTGCCGGCGGCTGCGCCGCAACCCCAAGTCGGCGAACGTCCCGATCATCATGCTGACCGCGCGCGGCGAGGAAGAGGACCGCATCCGCGGGCTCGAGACCGGCGCCGACGATTATGTCACCAAGCCGTTCAGCCCGCGCGAGCTGGTCGCGCGCGTGTCGGCGGTGCTCCGCCGCCTGCGCCCCGCGCTCGCCGGCGAATTGCTCGCCTATGCCGATATCGAGCTCGACTCGGTCGCGCACAAGGTGGTGCGCGGCGGCCAGATCGTGAACATGGGCCCGACCGAATTCCGCCTGCTGCGCCATTTCATGGAGCATCCCGGCCGCGTCTTCTCGCGCGGGCAATTGCTCGACAGCGTGTGGGGCCAGGACAGCGATATTGAGCTGCGCACCGTCGATGTCCATATCCGGCGGCTGCGCAAGGCGATCAACCTGCCGGGGACCGCGGACATCATCCGCACGGTCCGCTCGGCGGGGTATGCGCTGGATGCGGGCAAGGGTTGA
- a CDS encoding OprO/OprP family phosphate-selective porin: MRPTLIAACLASSMLTMPATAHAQAMTAEEAAALRAELAALKAQVQTLETRLDAAIAQPAPTPVATPTPAPSAPPVTAKPATEIGWKGAPEIKTADGSSFKPRGRIQLDVAGIDAPDGVLGNRGGTATEFRRVYLGVDGKIPGGFSYRVEADIANSSVELTDVYFTYGPGPLSVTVGQIKPFWGLEDMTSDLFLSHLERSAFTSAFGFERRVGLSAQYKGKAVLLQGGVFGDNAADLNDSNHSIGVDARAVFMPKLGDTQLHLGGSIHLRDLNNPAGTVRYRARPFVHTTDVRLVDTGEIDVSGERGMGLEAAVLAGPFHAAGEGYWQTAKRDGAADPTYFGGYAEVGMVLTKGDKRSYKDGVFDRLKPSNPITEGGIGAIEVNARYDHLDLNDAGIVGGRQRAALLSLVWAPIEYIRLTASYGRLRINDARIAAAGGDRDYSADTFGLRTQIDF, encoded by the coding sequence ATGCGTCCCACCCTGATTGCCGCCTGCCTCGCATCGTCGATGCTGACGATGCCCGCCACCGCCCACGCTCAGGCGATGACCGCCGAAGAGGCTGCGGCGCTACGCGCCGAGCTGGCGGCGCTCAAGGCACAGGTCCAGACGCTCGAGACGCGCCTCGACGCTGCGATTGCGCAGCCGGCCCCGACGCCCGTCGCGACGCCCACCCCAGCGCCGAGCGCGCCGCCGGTGACCGCCAAACCCGCGACCGAAATTGGCTGGAAGGGCGCCCCCGAGATCAAGACCGCCGACGGCTCGAGCTTCAAGCCGCGCGGGCGCATCCAGCTCGACGTCGCGGGGATCGACGCGCCCGATGGCGTGCTCGGCAATCGCGGCGGCACCGCGACCGAGTTCCGCCGCGTCTATCTGGGAGTCGATGGCAAGATCCCGGGCGGCTTTTCCTACCGCGTCGAGGCGGATATCGCGAACAGCTCGGTCGAGTTGACCGATGTCTATTTCACCTATGGCCCCGGGCCGCTGTCGGTGACGGTCGGCCAGATCAAGCCCTTCTGGGGGCTCGAGGACATGACGAGCGACCTGTTCCTCAGCCATCTGGAGCGTTCGGCCTTTACCTCGGCCTTCGGGTTCGAGCGCCGCGTCGGGCTGTCGGCGCAATATAAGGGCAAGGCGGTGCTGCTGCAGGGCGGGGTGTTCGGCGACAATGCCGCCGACCTCAACGACAGCAACCACAGCATCGGCGTCGACGCGCGCGCGGTGTTCATGCCCAAGCTGGGCGACACCCAGCTGCACCTCGGCGGGTCGATCCACTTGCGCGATCTCAACAATCCGGCGGGCACGGTGCGCTATCGTGCGCGGCCGTTCGTGCACACCACCGACGTGCGCCTCGTCGACACTGGCGAGATCGACGTCAGCGGCGAGCGCGGTATGGGGCTGGAGGCCGCGGTGCTCGCGGGGCCGTTCCACGCGGCGGGCGAGGGCTATTGGCAGACCGCGAAGCGCGACGGCGCGGCGGACCCCACCTATTTTGGCGGCTATGCCGAGGTCGGCATGGTACTGACCAAGGGCGACAAGCGCAGCTACAAGGACGGCGTCTTCGACCGGCTGAAGCCGTCGAACCCGATCACCGAGGGCGGCATCGGCGCGATCGAGGTCAATGCGCGCTACGACCATCTCGACCTCAACGATGCCGGTATAGTCGGCGGGCGCCAGCGTGCGGCGCTGCTGTCGCTGGTCTGGGCGCCCATCGAATATATCCGCCTGACCGCCAGCTACGGCCGCCTGCGCATCAACGACGCCCGCATCGCCGCGGCGGGGGGCGACCGCGATTATTCCGCGGACACCTTCGGGCTGCGGACGCAGATCGATTTTTGA
- a CDS encoding DUF2794 domain-containing protein, which yields MGTVTPLPLAGRTAPQQTGFERTELLRILDLYGRMVAAGHWRDYAMDFHRDAAIFSAFRRAAERPEYRIEKRPALRSRQGMWALVSEAGAVLKRGDELANILAPVERKLMKLVSD from the coding sequence ATGGGAACGGTGACGCCCCTGCCGCTCGCCGGTCGCACGGCGCCGCAGCAGACCGGTTTCGAGCGCACCGAACTCCTGCGCATCCTCGATCTCTATGGCCGGATGGTCGCGGCGGGGCATTGGCGCGACTATGCGATGGACTTCCACCGCGATGCGGCGATCTTCTCGGCCTTCCGCCGCGCCGCCGAGCGCCCCGAATATCGCATAGAGAAACGCCCCGCACTACGGAGCCGGCAGGGCATGTGGGCCCTTGTCTCCGAAGCCGGGGCGGTCCTGAAACGCGGGGACGAGCTCGCGAACATACTCGCCCCCGTCGAACGCAAGCTTATGAAGCTGGTATCGGACTAG
- a CDS encoding DUF4328 domain-containing protein, protein MTDMTLGEGIALLQRRGALVKGLLVAGIVSSAMVFIGEVAEFRGLVSLAEEAPVEGLNALYVGILMTDLVLAFVTYVIFCMWIYRAAANIKAARTPRFAFTPAWAVGWHFVPIANLFKPYRAMRQIWNASLYGDAERSSGSEGLLIGWWGAWCFSLVVGVVMTRASIDAASPAEEREALILGLVYSATNLIVYPLALCLVDRITKAQRDRLTAAQIFT, encoded by the coding sequence ATGACCGACATGACCCTGGGCGAAGGCATCGCCCTGCTCCAGCGGCGCGGCGCGCTGGTCAAGGGCCTGCTGGTCGCGGGGATCGTCTCTTCCGCGATGGTGTTCATCGGCGAGGTGGCCGAATTCCGCGGACTGGTGTCGCTCGCCGAGGAGGCGCCGGTGGAAGGCCTAAACGCCCTCTATGTCGGCATATTGATGACGGACCTCGTCCTGGCCTTCGTCACCTACGTCATCTTCTGTATGTGGATTTACCGCGCCGCCGCCAATATCAAGGCCGCGCGCACGCCGCGCTTCGCCTTCACACCCGCCTGGGCGGTCGGATGGCATTTCGTCCCGATCGCAAATTTGTTCAAACCCTATCGGGCGATGCGCCAGATCTGGAACGCCAGCCTGTATGGCGACGCCGAACGCTCGTCTGGCAGCGAGGGGCTGCTGATCGGCTGGTGGGGCGCCTGGTGCTTTTCGCTCGTCGTCGGCGTCGTCATGACCAGGGCATCGATCGACGCTGCCTCGCCCGCCGAAGAGCGCGAAGCGCTGATCCTCGGACTCGTCTACTCGGCGACCAACCTGATCGTCTATCCGCTCGCCCTGTGCCTTGTCGATCGCATCACCAAAGCCCAGCGCGACCGCCTTACCGCTGCGCAAATCTTCACCTGA
- a CDS encoding SDR family NAD(P)-dependent oxidoreductase — translation MTIKFDGRVAIVTGAGGGLGRAYALELARRGAKVVVNDLGGARDGTGHSDSALQVVEEIEAFGGTAMSNGGSVTEYEQMVEMVAKAKEAWGGVHIVINNAGILRDKSFAKMEPADFDLVLKVHVSGSANVTKAVWDTMREQAYGRLLMTASSTGLYGNFGQANYGAAKLGLAGLTKTLHLEGAKYNIRCNTIAPVAGTRMTEDIFPAELFEKFTPENVVPAALYLVSEDAPTNMIVGAGAGAFHAAYVTMTPGVALPEDERTPEGVAAAWEKIIDRNGETVPQSGSEQSMAVMRALQALG, via the coding sequence ATGACGATCAAATTTGACGGACGCGTTGCCATCGTTACCGGCGCCGGCGGCGGCCTGGGCCGCGCCTATGCGCTCGAACTGGCGCGGCGCGGCGCGAAGGTCGTGGTCAACGACCTTGGCGGCGCGCGCGACGGCACCGGCCATTCGGACTCGGCGCTGCAGGTGGTCGAGGAGATCGAGGCCTTCGGCGGCACCGCGATGTCGAACGGCGGCAGCGTCACCGAATATGAGCAGATGGTCGAAATGGTCGCCAAGGCCAAGGAAGCATGGGGCGGCGTCCATATCGTCATCAACAACGCCGGCATCCTGCGCGACAAGAGCTTCGCCAAAATGGAGCCGGCCGATTTCGACCTGGTGCTGAAGGTCCACGTCAGCGGCAGCGCCAATGTCACCAAGGCGGTGTGGGACACGATGCGCGAGCAGGCCTATGGCCGTCTGCTGATGACGGCCTCGTCGACCGGGCTCTACGGCAATTTCGGCCAGGCCAATTATGGCGCGGCGAAGCTGGGCCTCGCGGGGCTGACCAAGACGCTCCACCTCGAAGGCGCGAAATACAATATCCGCTGCAACACCATCGCGCCGGTCGCGGGCACGCGGATGACCGAGGACATCTTCCCCGCCGAACTGTTCGAGAAGTTCACGCCCGAGAATGTCGTCCCGGCGGCGCTCTACCTCGTCAGCGAGGATGCGCCGACCAACATGATCGTCGGCGCGGGCGCGGGCGCCTTCCATGCCGCTTATGTGACGATGACCCCCGGCGTCGCGCTGCCCGAGGACGAGCGCACCCCCGAGGGCGTCGCCGCCGCGTGGGAGAAGATCATCGACCGCAATGGCGAGACCGTCCCGCAGTCGGGCAGCGAACAGTCGATGGCGGTGATGCGCGCCTTGCAGGCGCTGGGCTGA